One part of the Vidua chalybeata isolate OUT-0048 chromosome 11, bVidCha1 merged haplotype, whole genome shotgun sequence genome encodes these proteins:
- the LOC128793603 gene encoding C-factor-like: MAAARTVLLTGSNRGIGLELVKQLLGSPRPPAWIFATCRDPEGPRAQELRDLASKHPNLVLVKLDVENPSAITDAAKVVEGKLNRMGLNLLINNAGIYTPTASLETVDAEDMVRTYKTNAVGPMLMAQAFLPLLKKAAQDSKEKGLSCSKAAIINISTVLGSIKKTADSFFHPVISYRCSKAALNMLTMCQALTYKEAGILCVALHPGWVKTDMGSQEADLTVDTSVRGLLSVLPILSEKHSGTLLNWEGKAIPW; this comes from the exons ATGGCGGCGGCGCGCACGGTGCTGCTGACCGGCTCCAACCGCGGCATCGGCCTGGAGCtggtgaagcagctgctgggctcgCCGCGACCCCCCGCCTGGATCTTCGCCACCTGCCGGGACCCCGAGGGGCCGCGGGCACAG GAGCTGAGAGATCTGGCATCCAAACACCCAAACCTGGTTCTTGTAAAGCTGG ATGTGGAAAACCCTTCGGCTATCACCGATGCGGCGAAGGTGGTGGAGGGGAAGCTGAACAGAATGGGGCTGAACCTGCTGATAAACAACGCCGGCATCTACACCCCCACGGCCTCGCTGGAGACGGTCGACGCTGAGGACATGGTCAGGACGTACAAGACCAATGCAGTGGGGCCAATGCTGATGGCCCAG gctttcctgcctctgctgaagAAGGCTGCACAGGACAGCAAAGAAAAGGGCCTGAGTTGCAGCAAGGCAGCCATCATTAACATCTCCACCGTCTTAGGGTCCATCAAGAAAACGGCTGATTCCTTCTTCCACCCTGTCATCTCCTACCGCTGCAGCAAG GCTGCCCTCAACATGCTGACCATGTGCCAGGCTCTGACCTACAAGGAAGCTGGGATCCTGTGCGTGGCACTGcaccctggctgggtgaaaacAGACATGGGCAGCCAGGAG gCTGACCTGACAGTGGACACAAGTGTGCGGGGGTTGTTGTCTGTGCTGCCAATCCTTTCTGAGAAACACAGTGGGACTCTGCTCAACTGGGAAGGGAAAGCTATCCCCTGGTGA
- the LOC128793560 gene encoding C-factor-like isoform X1: MAELCVCSVLVTGANRGLGLGFVQHFLRMPNPPQWIFATCRDPKGQRAQELQNLASKHPNVVIIALEVANPASIKAAAAKVGEHLGGSGLNLLINNAGMVKPKMLEAETLEDMTETYTTNTVGPLLMGQAFLPLLKKAAQGSPGSGLSCSKAAIVNMSSIGGSIASSFGWELMQITSYRCSKAALNMLSRCQSLAYKEHGILCIALHPGWVQTDMGSSAGHTPPVTVDDSVQGMLKVLSSLSEKDTGAFLDWEGNVIPW, from the exons ATGGCAGAGCTTTGTGTCTGCTCTGTTCTGGTGACTGGGGCCAACCGAGGACTCGGCCTGGGGTTTGTCCAGCATTTCCTGAGGATGCCAAACCCACCACAGTGGATCTTTGCCACCTGTCGGGACCCCAAGGGACAGCGAGCGCAG GAGTTACAGAATTTGGCCTCCAAACATCCCAACGTGGTCATCATCGCTCTTG AAGTTGCCAATCCTGCCAGCAtcaaggcagctgcagccaagGTTGGGGAGCACCTGGGGGGCTCCGGGCTGAACCTCCTCATCAACAATGCTGGAATGGTCAAGCCTAAGATGCTCGAGGCTGAAACATTGGAGGACATGACTGAGACTTACACCACCAACACGGTTGGACCCCTGCTGATGGGCCAG GCATTTCTGCCCTTGCTGAAGAAGGCTGCCCAGGGGAGCCCAggctcagggctgagctgcagcaaggCTGCCATCGTCAACATGTCCAGCATTGGCGGCTCCATCGCTTCTTCCTTTGGCTGGGAGTTGATGCAAATCACCTCGTACCGCTGCAGCAAG GCTGCTCTGAACATGCTGAGCAGGTGCCAGTCCCTGGCGTACAAGGAGCACGGCATCCTCTGCATCGCTCTCCACCCCGGCTGGGTGCAAACTGACATGGGCAGCTCTGCCGGGCACACG ccccctgtgACAGTGGATGACAGCGTGCAAGGGATGCTGAAggtcctctcctccctctctgaGAAGGACACCGGCGCCTTCCTGGACTGGGAAGGGAACGTCATACCCTGGTGA
- the LOC128793560 gene encoding C-factor-like isoform X2: MPNPPQWIFATCRDPKGQRAQELQNLASKHPNVVIIALEVANPASIKAAAAKVGEHLGGSGLNLLINNAGMVKPKMLEAETLEDMTETYTTNTVGPLLMGQAFLPLLKKAAQGSPGSGLSCSKAAIVNMSSIGGSIASSFGWELMQITSYRCSKAALNMLSRCQSLAYKEHGILCIALHPGWVQTDMGSSAGHTPPVTVDDSVQGMLKVLSSLSEKDTGAFLDWEGNVIPW; the protein is encoded by the exons ATGCCAAACCCACCACAGTGGATCTTTGCCACCTGTCGGGACCCCAAGGGACAGCGAGCGCAG GAGTTACAGAATTTGGCCTCCAAACATCCCAACGTGGTCATCATCGCTCTTG AAGTTGCCAATCCTGCCAGCAtcaaggcagctgcagccaagGTTGGGGAGCACCTGGGGGGCTCCGGGCTGAACCTCCTCATCAACAATGCTGGAATGGTCAAGCCTAAGATGCTCGAGGCTGAAACATTGGAGGACATGACTGAGACTTACACCACCAACACGGTTGGACCCCTGCTGATGGGCCAG GCATTTCTGCCCTTGCTGAAGAAGGCTGCCCAGGGGAGCCCAggctcagggctgagctgcagcaaggCTGCCATCGTCAACATGTCCAGCATTGGCGGCTCCATCGCTTCTTCCTTTGGCTGGGAGTTGATGCAAATCACCTCGTACCGCTGCAGCAAG GCTGCTCTGAACATGCTGAGCAGGTGCCAGTCCCTGGCGTACAAGGAGCACGGCATCCTCTGCATCGCTCTCCACCCCGGCTGGGTGCAAACTGACATGGGCAGCTCTGCCGGGCACACG ccccctgtgACAGTGGATGACAGCGTGCAAGGGATGCTGAAggtcctctcctccctctctgaGAAGGACACCGGCGCCTTCCTGGACTGGGAAGGGAACGTCATACCCTGGTGA
- the LOC128793579 gene encoding C-factor-like yields the protein MAGLHICSVLVTGANRGLGLGFVQHFLRMPNPPQWIFATCRDPKGQRAQELQNLASKHSNVIIIPLEVAEPTSIKAAAAKVGEHLGGSGLNLLINNAGIAKTNSLDNETPENMIQTYTTNTVGPLLMGQAFLPLLKKAAQGSPGSGLSCSKAAIVNMSSYAGSIEDMYVWDFGQIVSYRCSKAALNMLSRCQSLAYKEHGILCVALHPGWVQTDMGSRGSYKPPLTVDDSVQGMLKVLSSISEKETGAFLDWEGKVVPW from the exons ATGGCAGGGCTCCACATCTGCTCTGTTCTGGTGACTGGGGCCAACCGGGGACTCGGCCTGGGGTTTGTCCAGCATTTCCTGAGGATGCCAAACCCACCACAGTGGATCTTTGCCACCTGTCGGGACCCCAAGGGACAGCGAGCGCAG GAGTTACAGAATTTGGCCTCCAAGCACTCCAACGTCATCATCATCCCGCTCG AAGTCGCTGAGCCCACCAGCAtcaaggcagctgcagccaagGTTGGGGAGCACCTGGGGGGCTCCGGGCTGAACCTCCTCATCAACAATGCTGGAATTGCAAAGACAAACTCCCTTGATAATGAGACACCGGAGAATATGATCCAGACTTACACCACCAACACGGTTGGACCCCTGCTGATGGGCCAG GCATTTCTGCCCTTGCTGAAGAAGGCTGCCCAGGGGAGCCCAggctcagggctgagctgcagcaaggCTGCCATCGTCAACATGTCCAGCTATGCAGGCTCCATTGAGGATATGTATGTGTGGGATTTTGGACAAATTGTCTCCTACCGCTGCAGCAAG GCTGCTCTGAACATGCTGAGCAGGTGCCAGTCCCTGGCGTACAAGGAGCACGGCATCCTCTGCGTCGCTCTCCACCCCGGCTGGGTGCAAACTGACATGGGCAGCAGAGGATCATATAAG cctccccTGACAGTGGATGACAGCGTGCAAGGGATGCTGAAGGTGCTGTCCTCCATCTCTGAGAAGGAGACTGGTGCCTTTCTGGACTGGGAAGGGAAGGTCGTGCCCTGGTGA